From one Bacillus sp. Marseille-P3661 genomic stretch:
- the pabA gene encoding aminodeoxychorismate/anthranilate synthase component II, which yields MILMIDNYDSFTFNLVQYLGELGQELVVKRNDEITIAEIEELNPQFLMISPGPCSPNEAGISMEAIRAFAGKIPIFGVCLGHQSIAQVFGGDVVRAERLMHGKTSEMYHDNKTIFSGLNNPFTATRYHSLIVKKETLPDCFEISAWTKEDEIMAIRHKELPIEGVQFHPESIITSFGKEMLQNFINSYGDNKCTSI from the coding sequence ATGATTTTAATGATTGATAACTATGATTCATTTACGTTTAATTTAGTACAGTATTTAGGGGAATTAGGTCAAGAGCTAGTTGTGAAAAGAAATGATGAAATAACCATTGCTGAAATTGAGGAGTTAAACCCACAATTTTTAATGATTTCTCCAGGTCCATGCAGTCCAAATGAAGCGGGAATTAGTATGGAAGCCATACGTGCCTTCGCTGGAAAAATTCCAATCTTCGGAGTATGCCTTGGTCATCAATCAATTGCCCAAGTATTTGGAGGAGATGTTGTTCGAGCAGAGCGACTAATGCATGGTAAAACTTCTGAGATGTATCATGACAACAAAACCATTTTTTCCGGTTTAAATAACCCGTTTACAGCAACTAGATATCATTCGTTGATAGTTAAAAAGGAAACATTGCCAGATTGTTTTGAAATTTCAGCATGGACTAAAGAGGATGAAATTATGGCTATAAGGCATAAAGAACTTCCTATTGAAGGTGTACAATTTCATCCCGAGTCGATTATTACGTCTTTTGGTAAAGAGATGCTTCAAAATTTTATTAATTCATATGGAGATAATAAATGTACGTCTATATAA
- the folB gene encoding dihydroneopterin aldolase, which yields MDKIYLNKMTFYGYHGAFQEENKLGQRFIVDIVLELDLAKAGQTDDLSETVNYAEVYSTIRDIVEGKPVKLIETVAEKVATALLQQFETILFCTVTIIKPDPPIPGYYESVAVEIKRGRVV from the coding sequence ATGGATAAAATTTATTTAAATAAGATGACTTTCTATGGTTATCATGGTGCATTTCAGGAAGAAAATAAATTAGGACAACGCTTTATCGTTGATATAGTTTTAGAGCTTGATCTTGCAAAGGCAGGTCAAACAGATGATTTATCCGAGACAGTAAATTATGCAGAGGTGTACTCTACAATTAGAGATATAGTGGAGGGTAAGCCTGTTAAGCTAATTGAAACAGTAGCTGAGAAAGTAGCGACTGCATTATTACAACAGTTTGAAACGATTTTGTTCTGCACGGTTACTATTATTAAACCAGACCCTCCAATTCCCGGTTATTACGAATCTGTTGCGGTAGAAATTAAAAGAGGTAGAGTAGTATGA
- the pabC gene encoding aminodeoxychorismate lyase, producing the protein MYVYINGEIIDQNLVKISPFDHGFMYGLGLFETFRVDEGHPFLLEDHIHRLKKGLVELNIKWDYDTNKIVSVLDQLLKANGLSHAYIRLNVSAGTGEVGLQTRAYESPTTIIYIKPLAKSHMLEKEAVLLRTRRNTPEGSYRLKSHHYLNNILAKREIGDDSSKEGLFLNEQGFVCEGIVSNIFWIKNRVVYTPDSGTGLLNGITREFVLTLLQKLNIKYEVGYYEKETLIDCDEAFVTNSIQEVVPLIGINGQVLPGGKGSITNKVSDLYQYYKQKKLWSKAEVL; encoded by the coding sequence ATGTACGTCTATATAAATGGTGAAATAATTGATCAAAATCTAGTGAAAATTTCCCCTTTTGATCATGGTTTTATGTATGGACTTGGTTTATTCGAAACTTTTCGAGTAGATGAAGGGCATCCATTTTTGCTAGAAGACCATATTCATCGCCTGAAAAAAGGCTTAGTAGAGTTAAATATAAAGTGGGATTATGATACGAATAAAATAGTAAGTGTGTTAGACCAGTTGCTTAAGGCAAATGGTCTTTCGCATGCCTACATAAGACTAAATGTTTCGGCAGGAACTGGCGAGGTTGGGCTCCAAACAAGAGCTTACGAGTCTCCTACAACCATCATCTACATAAAGCCCTTAGCTAAAAGTCATATGCTTGAAAAAGAAGCGGTTTTGTTAAGAACTAGAAGAAACACACCGGAAGGCTCCTATAGATTGAAATCCCACCATTATTTAAATAATATCCTTGCCAAACGTGAGATTGGGGACGATTCTTCAAAAGAAGGCCTTTTTTTAAATGAACAGGGCTTTGTATGTGAAGGTATTGTTTCGAATATCTTTTGGATTAAGAATAGAGTAGTTTATACTCCTGATAGCGGAACGGGGTTACTAAATGGAATAACACGCGAATTTGTTCTAACGTTATTACAAAAGCTAAATATTAAATACGAAGTAGGCTATTATGAAAAGGAGACTTTAATTGATTGTGATGAAGCGTTTGTAACAAATTCTATTCAAGAAGTTGTACCTTTAATAGGAATAAACGGACAGGTTCTGCCAGGTGGAAAAGGAAGTATTACAAATAAGGTTTCAGATTTGTATCAGTATTATAAGCAAAAGAAATTATGGTCAAAGGCGGAAGTACTCTAA
- the folK gene encoding 2-amino-4-hydroxy-6-hydroxymethyldihydropteridine diphosphokinase, translated as MKNEVYVALGTNQGDRLDYIKSAIKLLDKNPGVIVVAYSSIYETEPVGFTDQPNFLNMVLCLNTTLNPYELIEVTQEIENALGRKREQRWGPRTIDLDILLFNDENIESEQLIVPHPRMFERAFVIIPLLEINEGLIDKYHIDTRDLPDKEGIAVFQPKEKVAFTVVEKTL; from the coding sequence ATGAAGAACGAAGTTTACGTTGCGCTCGGTACAAATCAAGGTGATCGGCTCGACTATATAAAGAGTGCTATTAAATTACTGGATAAAAATCCAGGTGTTATCGTAGTAGCTTACTCTTCAATTTATGAAACGGAACCAGTGGGATTCACGGATCAACCTAATTTTCTTAATATGGTCCTTTGTTTGAATACAACATTAAATCCTTATGAATTGATAGAAGTTACCCAGGAAATAGAAAATGCTCTTGGTCGAAAAAGAGAGCAGCGATGGGGTCCGCGTACAATAGATCTTGACATTTTGCTCTTTAATGATGAAAATATAGAGTCGGAGCAGTTAATTGTTCCACACCCAAGAATGTTTGAAAGAGCGTTTGTTATCATTCCTTTGTTAGAGATAAACGAGGGACTTATCGATAAATATCATATAGATACTCGAGATTTACCGGATAAAGAGGGAATAGCTGTCTTTCAACCAAAAGAGAAGGTAGCTTTTACAGTTGTTGAAAAAACGTTATAA
- the folP gene encoding dihydropteroate synthase codes for MKSLHVRCGNQMLDMNEKTWIMGILNVTPDSFSDGGRYTNIETAVRHAESMISNGADIIDLGGESTRPGYEKISDEEELARVLPVIEALQSKKVNKPISIDTYKSEVARQSIEAGAHIINDIWGAKADPKIASVAAHLDVPIILMHNRDNTNYQNLMKDIQSDLLESIQIAKSAGVKDENIILDPGIGFGKTFEQNLEVMRNLNKLVELGYPVLLATSRKSMIGQALDLPPEERMEGTGATVCLGIERGCHMVRVHDVKEMTRMARMMDAMLGKRVVKHG; via the coding sequence ATGAAATCCTTACACGTACGTTGTGGAAATCAAATGCTGGATATGAACGAAAAAACGTGGATCATGGGAATTCTTAATGTTACCCCGGATTCTTTTTCAGACGGAGGAAGGTATACAAATATAGAAACAGCTGTACGCCATGCCGAAAGTATGATTTCAAATGGTGCAGACATAATTGATTTAGGTGGTGAATCAACAAGGCCGGGTTACGAGAAAATATCGGATGAAGAAGAGTTAGCTCGTGTTTTACCAGTAATCGAAGCCCTGCAATCTAAAAAAGTTAATAAGCCAATATCAATTGATACATATAAATCAGAGGTAGCCCGTCAATCTATAGAGGCAGGTGCACATATAATTAATGATATATGGGGAGCTAAGGCCGATCCTAAAATAGCATCTGTAGCGGCACACCTTGATGTACCTATCATTCTAATGCACAATCGGGATAACACAAATTATCAAAATCTGATGAAGGACATACAATCTGATTTACTAGAAAGTATACAGATAGCAAAAAGTGCCGGTGTAAAAGATGAAAACATTATCCTTGACCCAGGTATAGGGTTCGGTAAAACATTTGAGCAAAACCTAGAAGTTATGCGCAATTTAAATAAACTGGTTGAATTGGGATACCCAGTGCTTTTAGCTACTTCGAGAAAATCTATGATTGGCCAAGCATTAGATTTACCGCCAGAGGAACGCATGGAAGGCACTGGAGCAACTGTTTGCTTAGGCATTGAAAGAGGCTGTCATATGGTCCGAGTTCATGATGTAAAAGAAATGACAAGAATGGCCCGAATGATGGATGCTATGTTAGGAAAAAGAGTGGTAAAGCATGGATAA